A region of Aneurinibacillus sp. REN35 DNA encodes the following proteins:
- a CDS encoding YlxQ family RNA-binding protein, with protein MNKVEQLLGLAQRARKLITGEELVIKAVRQNQVHLVILSDDASPNTRKKVTDKCGSYKTPCVTYGTRQTLGAALGKEQRVVIGVTDAGFAARLMQLMNQ; from the coding sequence ATGAATAAAGTGGAGCAGTTGCTCGGCCTAGCGCAGAGGGCCCGCAAGCTCATTACGGGAGAAGAACTTGTCATCAAAGCCGTACGGCAAAATCAGGTTCATCTGGTTATATTGTCGGACGATGCATCCCCGAATACCCGCAAAAAAGTAACAGATAAGTGCGGCAGCTACAAAACTCCCTGCGTAACCTATGGCACTCGTCAAACGCTTGGCGCCGCGCTTGGAAAGGAGCAACGTGTTGTCATTGGCGTGACAGATGCAGGCTTCGCAGCACGATTGATGCAGCTGATGAACCAATAA
- the rnpM gene encoding RNase P modulator RnpM — MKARKTPQRKCIATQEMFDKRDMLRIVRTPEGEVKIDPTGKAAGRGAYVSRSREAFDIVKKKKLLNRALKAEITDAMYEELEQSFARSVRK, encoded by the coding sequence GTGAAAGCGAGAAAAACTCCGCAACGCAAATGCATCGCAACGCAGGAGATGTTTGACAAGCGCGATATGCTGCGCATCGTGCGTACGCCGGAAGGGGAAGTAAAGATCGACCCAACTGGCAAAGCAGCGGGACGAGGCGCATATGTGTCACGTTCACGCGAAGCTTTTGACATTGTAAAGAAGAAGAAACTTCTAAACCGTGCTCTAAAAGCAGAAATCACGGATGCAATGTATGAAGAGTTGGAACAGTCATTTGCGAGGAGTGTACGCAAATGA